The following DNA comes from Spirosoma linguale DSM 74.
CCAGCGGTAGGTAGTGTTTGGGTAGCCGGTCGGCAAAGGCGATGGGGATACCCAGCAGGCTCGTCAGTGTGGCCAGCGAGGAGGTCTTGAGAAAGCCCCGCCGGTTAAAAAGCGACGCGTCGGATTGATTGGTTTTCATACGAACTAGAGTAAAAGGGTGATGCAATTTACGAGAGAAGTTGAACGAGGAAAGACGCAGGAAGAAAGATAATGGCCGGTCGTCAGGTCTTTCATCTCTCCTCTTGCGTCTCTATACTAAAACGTCAGAATCGCCCAGAGGGACGCGGCCGAGATGAGCATCCAGAGCACCACGCCCTGCGCCAGCGGCTGCCAGCCCACCGCCCGGATTACCTTGCCCGACAGCCCCGCTCCGATCAGAAACAGCGTCAGCGTCAGACCAATATGCGCCAGTCTGACCAGCACGTCGGCTACCGGCTGAATGGCGGGTACGTAGGTGTGGACGATCATCGCCAGGATAAACAGGCCGATGAAGTAGGGCATGGTGATGGTGCCCTTGCCGGTCTTGAACAGAGCCGCCGTACCCAGCGCAACGGGGATGATCCACAAGGCTCGCGCCAGCTTGACGGTGGTAGCGACCTGCAAGGCTTCCGGGCCGAATTTGGCTGCTGCGCCCACGACCGAGCTGGTATCGTGAATGGCCAGCGCACACCACAGCCCGAACTGATTCTGGGTCAGGTGCAGCCACTGCCCGATGGCCGGAAAGACCAGCAGAGCCACCGAGTTGAGGATAAAAATGGTACCCAGTGCGACGGAGAGCTGCTTTTCTTCAGCCTTCATCACCGGCGACAGGGCCGCAATGGCGCTGCCCCCGCAGATGGCCGTACCGGCGGCAATCAGGTGAGCGGTAATCTTATCGATCTTGAGCCATTTGCCCAGCAGAATCCCGACTGTCAGCGTACCGGCGATGGATGCGACGGTAAACAACACGCCTTCTTTACCCGCCTGCACCGCGCTGTGGACGTTCATGCCGAAGCCCAGCCCCACCACCGATGCCTGCAAGAGCCAGTGGGTTGCTTTATGGTTCAGGTGCAGATATGGATGACCGATGAACTGGGCGATTATCAGCCCCAGCAACAGGGCCAGCGGGGGCGACATGATCGGCGTCAGGCAGAGGATAACGGCCCCGATAAACACCAGTTGGCGGGTAGTAAAGCGGTGGTCGAGCAGGTGTTGCGCCCGTTGTTTCCAGAGGTGCAGTTGGGTAGCGGGGCGTTCGGCGGTTGCGTGGGCAGTGTTCATTACGTGTCCTGATTTGTCTACAACAAAGGTACCGCCCCTATACCACCGGGGCCAATCACGGCTACTGATGCCCAATTACCGGGCGTTATACTGCCGCCGGACAAAGCGCATGAACGTATCGGCCAGCCCTTCACTCATCCCTTGTAACTGGATCGCGTAAAAATCGCGCTCGATCGTCAGATCGGCCACATCGAGTACGCGCAGCGTCCCGCTTTTCAGTTCGTTTGGCACGGCGAAGATTGACACGAAGGCCATGCCCGATGAACTGCTCAGGTACGTTTTGATGCCCTCAGTGCTGCCCAGTTGCATCGCCTGTTGTAGCTCCGCCAGCCGCAGGCCCGCCCCGCGCAGCGCGTGTTCGACCACCTCCCGGGAGCCCGACCCCGGTTCGCGCAGTACCAGCGGCACTGTCTTCAGCTCGTCCAGCGTGATCTCGTCGCGCCCGGCCAGCGGGTGATCCGCGCGACAGACCAACACCAGTTCGTCCTTCACGAAGGGGGTGTAGCGAACGTCGCTGTGATGGGTACGGCCTTCCACCAGTCCCAGGTCAATCTCGTCGTGGAGCAGGGCCTGTTCGATCTGCTCGGTGTTGCCACTCAGCAGCGACAGCGTGACGTCCGGGAACTGCTCGCCGAAGCGGGCCAGCACCGCCGGAATGACGTACTGAGCGATGGTGGAACTGGCCCCCAACCGCAGTCGTCCGCCGGGCTTTCCCTTCAATTCGTTGAGGTCAAACTCGATCTGCCGGTAGACGCCCATGATGGTTTCAGCATGGCGCAGTAGTACGTTGCCCGCCGTCGTCAGGCTGATCTGGTTACCCCGCCGGTCGAATAGGGCCGTGCCTAACTGACTTTCCAGTTCCTGAATGTGCTTGGTGATGGCGGGTTGGGTCACAAATAATTCGGCGGCTGCTTTGGTGAAACTCAGCCGCCGGGCGACGGTATAAAAGACGGTTAGGCGAAAATCGAACATAGCGACAATACGTTAGTTGTTCAGGGGAAAGGTGCGACTGAAGGTCTGGCCCAGAAAAAAGCGCAGTCCGATGATGGCCAGTACCAGCAGAAAGTGGGTCCAGTCAGCGACGACAATCGTACGAATGATACCAGCCCCACTTTTAACCGACAGGGCTGTTACCAAATCAGCCGCCAGCGACCGCTGTATGCCGTTCACCGCTCCGCCGACACCCCTGGCCCTCAAGTAGCGAACAAGTGCGCGGCTGGCCCCTAATCCAATCAGGAGTGTCCCCGTAAAGTCGACAATCGTTGCCAGCAGGCTATACTGAAACAGATTAGTTGGCATGGTTATCAGGAGCAGAGATTATAGGGGTGCTACTGCCCGGCTGTCGTCGTTCCGCATTCCGGAGTTCCCGCTCCAGAAAGAAGTTTAGACCCGTACGAAGCACGGCAATGGCCGCCAGCAACCCGATGTCGTTCCAAGTAGGGGCGACGGCTGTTTTTAGAATATCAGCCCCCAGTTCCAGTTCCAGCGCCAAGGCCAGCGACCGGCCCAGCGACAATCGGATTTCCTCCTTGGGTACGGCCAGACTCCGATCCGTGCCGACCGCGTACAGGTAACTGACCAGCGAGCGGGCCGAGGCTATCGCGATGACCAGCGCAGCGCCCGCTTCTACCCACCGCGCCAGCGCCAGCGTAATCATTTTTATCCATTCTTCCATCACTGCAAGCCCAATGGCGATTGGTCAATAGGCCAAGTTAACTCGTCGTATCTGTCTGTCCGCATGACTGTATTCATGAAGCCGTAGGGCCTGCTGCGGCTACACTTAGACGAACCATGGTACGAAGTTAGTCTTGCCTGCCAACGAATAACCAAGTTACTGCTTCGCGATCAAAAACAGTCCGGCAGCCCCGATGAAATACACGATCAGTACCACCAACGAATCCAGACCCGTGCGGGCAAACTAGCGTTTGGGCCAGAACAGCGCACCGTAGAGGTAAGGAATCGTGACCAGCATACCTAGTCCGGTGAGGTAGATGTCGCTTTTCTGGGCGGTAGGCAGCACGGGTTTACCCGAGATGACTGTTGCCACGACCAGCAGCACGGGTAGAAACGCGTTGCCCCCGAAAATATCGCTGATCGCCAGCGTATACTCCTTACTTCTGACGGAGGCCAGACCCGTCGAGACTTCAGGCAGGGAGGTAGCTGCTGCCAGTACGGTAGACCCGATGATAACCCCGTCCATACCCAGCTTCTTTGACATTACGTCACCACTTTCTTCCAGGGCTACTCCGCCCGCCAGTGTCGCCAGAGCTGCCAGGCCGAATATGAGCAGGGTTTTATCGGTGCTACGTTTATCGAACTGAGCGTCTTTTTTGGAAACGTTCCTGGCTGTATCTGTCTGCCAGAAAAGCCCCTTATGGGCTTTGCCCGTTAGCCAGACGCCCACTATCCATGTACCGACGAGCAACAGACTATCGGGTGTGAGCCGGGCAAAAACAAGATCTTTCGGGAGCTGATGGCCCATGACAACCAGTTTCAGCATAGCAATGACCAGTGCTCCTTCCAGCACCGGCGTCAGCGACGATTGCTTCGCGGTAAGTGTGTCCTGTTTACCCACGCCCACCGCATCGAGCAGTACCAGTACGAGGGTTTGCAGGGCAATACCGCCCAGAATATTACCCACTGCCAACTCGATTTTGTTGTTGATAGCCGTACTGACGGTGATAGCGATTTCAGGCAGGTTGGTGATGATGGCCAAAATAAGGATACCACCCAATGCTTCGCCTAATTTGAAATGTTTGTCGAGCGAATCGGTGGTAGTAGACAGGGCGATACCAGCCCGCCAGACGAGGGCTGTGGCTCCGACAAAAACCAGGAGCAGGACGGGTAGTGATAGTGAGTTGACCATACTCAGGCCGGGGGCATGAAGCCGTATTTTTTGTAGATCGCCTGCCCCGTTGGGCTCATCAGGAAGTTTATGAAGTCGGTGCCAGCCCGGGCGTGCGGGGCCGTTTTGACGACCCCACCCATGTATTCAGCCACCACGTTCTGGTTGTCAGGAATCGGTACGAGGTCAACGGGGTTGTTGAGCATCTGCTGGTAAAAGGCTTCGGTGTACCAGACCGGCCCGGCATCCGACTGATCGTACAGCACCCGCATGGGCGTTTGCCGGTGGTGAATCTGGGTCAGGAAGGTGGTCTTGTCGGCCACTTTCTGCTGCATAATGGCCGACTTCAGCGCGTCGCCCCCGGCCTTGACGTAGGCTTCCTCAATGCGACCGCCAATGCCCTCCCAGGCGGGGTTGGGCATACTCACCCGCAGGTCGGCCCGGCCCAGGTCGTTCAACGTTTTCACCTGCTTCGGATTCCCTTTTCGCACCATGATCGCCAGTTTGTTGCGGGCGTAAGTAACGATACCGTTGAGTTTGTCGCGGTTTTCCTCGACGCGTTGTACACGTCGGGCGTGTGGTCGATCCGCAGGTTGCCAATGACGATGGAGCCGCTGTTCATCTGCTTCGCTAAGATACCCGGCGGCAGCGTTTCCACGAAAATGCGGGTGTAGGCCGGGTACTGCTTTCTGAAAGCCGTCAGCAGTTCATCGAGCACCATAAACTGGTTACCGCCCATAAACACGATGAGTTGCGGGTTGACGATGTCGCCGTAGAGGTCGGGTACGTTGTCGACGCCGGGCACGGTAAACGACACCCCACCTTTGGGCGGCTGGTTCCAGGGCGGGTCGTAGCGGTAGGATTTGTCGGCCATTGGCTGGGCCTGGGTTGTCAATGCGCTCATCAGCAGGGCGATTATAAAAAAGTGGGTACGTTGCATGGAGTTTGTTGTTTACTGGTCAAAACAGTTTGTTGATCACAGGGCGCTGTCTCCCATTAGCTGTTACGGATGTATAATCGTCCAGCCGTCCTGCCCCCGGATGATCAGTTCGCCGTTGCCGCTGGGCACGTAGGAAAGGAAGGGAAACAGCTCATCTTTGGTGATTTTGCGTTCGCGCATGGTGTTTTCGCACATCGCCAGAACCACGCCCTGGTCCTGGAGTTTCTTCACCGTTTCTTCGTAGCCACTCTCTTTTTTGAAAGCTGCTACCCCCGCCCCGTGTACGACCAGTTCGAGCTGTAATTTGCCTTTCAGGCGCGGGTCGTTGATGGCATTCTGGATGTTGCGGAGCGTACCTTTGATTCGATCCGGCTCTTCATTGTCGAGCTGATAGACGGCCCGGTAGGTCGATTTGGTAGCGTCGGCACCGTGAAAGGTGGCGGGGTTGGTGGTCTGGGCCATTGTGGGTAGCGTTGCGCCGATACAGGCGGTGAGGAGCAGAATTTTCAGAGTCTTCATGCCAGGTTTGTTGTTAAAAAGTTGAGAATTAACGTTGGTTTACCCGCTGGAAACGGGATAACTTTATGCCTTTGTCGCTTTCTTTTTCGCGTCGGCAATGGGCGGGTAGGGGCCGTATTTGTGCTGCTTTTCGCTGAATGAATCGGCGTAAGGCGCGAAGGGAAAATCGACGGGCTTGGCGGCTGGTTTGGGCCAGTCGTGACGCTGATCCCGGTGGGGCCGGGGCATCGAGTTGATGAACGCGGCCACGTCCCAGGCTTCCGCGTCGGTCAGCATTGGACTTTCGTAACTGGCTCCAAACGGCATATTGTTCTTGACGTAGCCCGCAAAGTTCGACAGCCGGAACAGGCCCGCGCCGTCGTTGTAGCTGTGGGGACCCCACAGGGGCGGGTAGGTATACTGGGCGTCGCCCGCGACGGTAATACCTTCCCCCTTGGCACCGTGGCAGCTCTGGCATTTGGTGGTGTACACCAGCTTACCTTTGTCGGGGCTGGCGGCCCGGTCAAGGTAAGCCAGCTTTTCTAGCCCGGCCCCGTTAGGTTTGTCGCCTTT
Coding sequences within:
- a CDS encoding Domain of unknown function DUF1791 (PFAM: Domain of unknown function DUF1791~KEGG: hypothetical protein; K09004 hypothetical protein), with product MKTLKILLLTACIGATLPTMAQTTNPATFHGADATKSTYRAVYQLDNEEPDRIKGTLRNIQNAINDPRLKGKLQLELVVHGAGVAAFKKESGYEETVKKLQDQGVVLAMCENTMRERKITKDELFPFLSYVPSGNGELIIRGQDGWTIIHP
- a CDS encoding Uncharacterized protein family UPF0324 (PFAM: Uncharacterised protein family UPF0324~KEGG: shn:Shewana3_4061 hypothetical protein), translating into MNTAHATAERPATQLHLWKQRAQHLLDHRFTTRQLVFIGAVILCLTPIMSPPLALLLGLIIAQFIGHPYLHLNHKATHWLLQASVVGLGFGMNVHSAVQAGKEGVLFTVASIAGTLTVGILLGKWLKIDKITAHLIAAGTAICGGSAIAALSPVMKAEEKQLSVALGTIFILNSVALLVFPAIGQWLHLTQNQFGLWCALAIHDTSSVVGAAAKFGPEALQVATTVKLARALWIIPVALGTAALFKTGKGTITMPYFIGLFILAMIVHTYVPAIQPVADVLVRLAHIGLTLTLFLIGAGLSGKVIRAVGWQPLAQGVVLWMLISAASLWAILTF
- a CDS encoding protein of unknown function DUF1622 (PFAM: protein of unknown function DUF1622~KEGG: cvi:CV_4273 hypothetical protein), whose protein sequence is MEEWIKMITLALARWVEAGAALVIAIASARSLVSYLYAVGTDRSLAVPKEEIRLSLGRSLALALELELGADILKTAVAPTWNDIGLLAAIAVLRTGLNFFLERELRNAERRQPGSSTPIISAPDNHAN
- a CDS encoding sodium/calcium exchanger membrane region (PFAM: sodium/calcium exchanger membrane region~KEGG: sme:SM_b21369 hypothetical protein) encodes the protein MVNSLSLPVLLLVFVGATALVWRAGIALSTTTDSLDKHFKLGEALGGILILAIITNLPEIAITVSTAINNKIELAVGNILGGIALQTLVLVLLDAVGVGKQDTLTAKQSSLTPVLEGALVIAMLKLVVMGHQLPKDLVFARLTPDSLLLVGTWIVGVWLTGKAHKGLFWQTDTARNVSKKDAQFDKRSTDKTLLIFGLAALATLAGGVALEESGDVMSKKLGMDGVIIGSTVLAAATSLPEVSTGLASVRSKEYTLAISDIFGGNAFLPVLLVVATVISGKPVLPTAQKSDIYLTGLGMLVTIPYLYGALFWPKR
- a CDS encoding transcriptional regulator, LysR family (PFAM: LysR substrate-binding; regulatory protein LysR~KEGG: tcx:Tcr_1555 LysR family transcriptional regulator), which produces MFDFRLTVFYTVARRLSFTKAAAELFVTQPAITKHIQELESQLGTALFDRRGNQISLTTAGNVLLRHAETIMGVYRQIEFDLNELKGKPGGRLRLGASSTIAQYVIPAVLARFGEQFPDVTLSLLSGNTEQIEQALLHDEIDLGLVEGRTHHSDVRYTPFVKDELVLVCRADHPLAGRDEITLDELKTVPLVLREPGSGSREVVEHALRGAGLRLAELQQAMQLGSTEGIKTYLSSSSGMAFVSIFAVPNELKSGTLRVLDVADLTIERDFYAIQLQGMSEGLADTFMRFVRRQYNAR